A stretch of the Arachis stenosperma cultivar V10309 chromosome 6, arast.V10309.gnm1.PFL2, whole genome shotgun sequence genome encodes the following:
- the LOC130935897 gene encoding uncharacterized protein LOC130935897, whose product MPLWLSLLPADISVSAISSTVAAAAATVTAAIFFLICKSHLCSHQEQPKRNPRGKILFVSRLKFSTAEALAERLRNLLESKGLVLEVVDARNYDPEDLPKENLILLVDSTSDFWYQPPEPPQLLALDDSKGAKNFARWLVRNAESFGMGAVVVKACNFTAFVVGKRDGKNLMAKAANHFRYVEYDYHFKEWWGSVVATVSGDTVDNGMCGESEPEDDVGCSDPKSIYMLVENVDVVDRKRTFRRRMLTITEANFIKHGSVDLEDGGPVTAQWPVGDDLIMDSNLPTFQGFCSLGGSLFIAGGIMCNNGSKFEFELELEHFFPAKMWCLKYDGSTWIWSLCGSMINYRMNPIVVPYHRNLYIFGGDNKDWVEIYNPQSDLWEKREVPREAPHVNFWSSSKSYFLWEDRTKPRKKTLIMLYVYYGKYQELISYDIEANLWRSPHCDLPPIRDSCPRKLIRLACSNYLLIVDSAAMWYIYDFSEKKLMADVHVNGLEKLTGRVSYVFCCHYTSEESLIYVFMEPDEKVVEEYGGDPDFVPYARVKLQTSGNFSTKVESKGNLKVGPYSKLYMFAVGDQDIELKGGL is encoded by the exons ATGCCCCTTTGGTTGTCTTTGTTACCGGCGGATATATCGGTATCCGCTATCTCGTCCACCGTGGCCGCCGCCGCCGCCACGGTCACTGCCGCAATCTTCTTCTTAATCTGCAAGTCTCACCTCTGCTCCCATCAAGAACAACCGAAACGCAATCCACGTGGCAAGATCCTGTTCGTTTCGCGACTCAAATTTTCAACTGCAGAAGCCCTAGCGGAGCGCCTCCGCAATTTGTTAGAGTCGAAAGGCCTCGTTTTGGAGGTCGTAGATGCTCGGAATTATGATCCCGAAGACCTACCCAAGGAGAACCTCATCCTTCTCGTTGATTCAACTTCGGATTTTTGGTACCAACCTCCCGAACCACCTCAACTACTGGCCTTAGACGACAGCAAAGGAGCAAAGAACTTCGCCAGGTGGCTCGTGCGTAACGCGGAGAGCTTTGGGATGGGAGCCGTTGTTGTGAAGGCTTGCAATTTCACTGCATTTGTCGTGGGGAAAAGGGATGGTAAGAATTTAATGGCTAAGGCCGCCAATCATTTTAGGTATGTTGAATACGATTACCATTTTAAAGAGTGGTGGGGAAGTGTTGTTGCGACGGTTTCAGGAGATACGGTTGATAATGGCATGTGCGGGGAATCTGAACCTGAG GATGATGTTGGTTGTTCTGATCCAAAAAGCATATATATGTTGGTGGAAAATGTGGATGTAGTAGATAGAAAAAGAACCTTCAGGCGCAGGATGTTAACTATCACTGAGGCCAACTTTATCAAGCATGGAAGTGTTGATCTTGAAGATGGAGGTCCTGTGACTGCCCAATGGCCTGTTGGAGATGATCTAATAATGGATTCCAACTTACCAACTTTTCAAGGATTTTGTTCCCTTGGTGGCAGCTTGTTCATTGCTGGTGGTATCATGTGTAACAATGgatcaaaatttgaatttgagctAGAATTGGAACATTTTTTCCCTGCAAAAATGTGGTGCCTCAAGTATGACGGTTCGACCTGGATTTGGAGTTTATGCGGAAGCATGATCAACTACCGAATGAATCCCATAGTAGTCCCATACCATCGCAACTTGTACATCTTTGGGGGTGATAATAAAGATTGGGTTGAAATCTACAATCCACAATCAGATTTATGGGAAAAAAGGGAAGTGCCTAGGGAAGCGCCCCATGTGAACTTTTGGTCGAGTTCTAAATCTTATTTTTTGTGGGAGGACAGAACAAAGCCTCGTAAGAAAACCCtcattatgctttatgtttattatGGTAAGTATCAGGAGCTCATCTCATATGACATCGAGGCCAACCTTTGGAGATCCCCTCACTGCGATTTACCGCCAATTCGTGATTCTTGTCCTAGGAAACTAATTCGTTTGGCATGCAGTAATTATCTCCTCATTGTTGACTCTGCCGCTATGTGGTACATTTATGACTTTTCTGAGAAGAAACTCATGGCAGATGTGCACGTGAATGGATTGGAAAAGCTGACTGGACGGGTGTCGTATGTTTTTTGTTGCCACTACACCAGCGAGGAAAGTCTGATTTATGTCTTCATGGAACCAGATGAAAAGGTTGTTGAGGAATATGGTGGTGATCCTGACTTTGTTCCTTATGCTAGAGTCAAGCTCCAAACAAGTGGTAATTTTTCTACCAAGGTTGAATCCAAGGGTAATCTTAAAGTTGGTCCCTATAGCAAACTCTATAT GTTTGCTGTTGGAGACCAAGACATTGAATTAAAGGGAGGATTGTAG
- the LOC130932670 gene encoding ubiquitin carboxyl-terminal hydrolase 18-like — MLVAEGTEWDLKWFLQWLSALVIALALHTFVKDTASKYFQRNSNNRFDNHLQQPMPGVLDDPSCAACGARATKKCSRCKAVRYCSQECQQSHWKSGHKAKCTVNSKQNGTTNCVSKPSAAGEKSSSSIALIPSSKTSRPIKKPKDVLFPYDEFIKFFNSEKPGFPPCGLLNCGNSCFGNVVLQCLSFTRPLVAYLLEKGHHRECSCNSDWCFLCEFEAHVERTRSSSQAFSPTSILSRLSNISGTLGCGSQEDAHEFMRLCIDAMQSVCLDEFGGEKAVPPKLQETTLIQHIFGGRLQSEVFCTKCENISKQYENMMDLTVEIHGDAASLEECLDQFTAKEWLHGENMYKCDGCKDYVKAWKRLTVNRAPNILTIALKRFQSGRFGKLNKRISFPETLNLSPYMSEAGDGSDIYKLYAVVVHIDMLNASFFGHYICYIKDFNGNWYRIDDWKVTKVDMEEVLSQGAYMLLYNRSSAQPSSLQIQATESSEPAPAQTVKVEREQGPNELVECLSNMNAQAATCNGAREVSPSYSSPEPKVSGNKYEPLSGMNADAKGEHSEDVDISDAEPTDVTNISSSKVESSDIPISPADKDSRNADMDQSQAKTSSCTEKKDDTHTVRSGPSAVSPTNFAVSMGRQNMGENLEHNTEVVKCKLSTTKDNAYCANGNGNGYASANKSITAVEDAETDQGNEANKVGIKGDKLIM; from the exons ATGCTGGTGGCGGAAGGAACAGAGTGGGATCTGAAGTGGTTCCTTCAGTGGCTCTCCGCACTTGTTATCGCCCTTGCCTTGCACACTTTCGTTAAGGACACAGCCTCTAAGTACTTTCAACGTAACAGCAATAACCGTTTCGATAACCACCTCCAACAACCAATGCCTGGCGTTCTCGACGACCCTTCCTGCGCCGCGTGTGGAGCACGCGCCACCAAGAAGTGCTCGCGATGCAAAGCTGTTCGATACTG CTCGCAAGAATGCCAACAGTCACATTGGAAGTCCGGACATAAGGCGAAGTGTACAGTAAATTCGAAACAAAATGGGACTACTAATTGTGTGTCAAAGCCTTCGGCAGCTGGGGAGAAAAGTTCATCTTCAATTGCACTGATACCAAGTTCCAAAACTTCGAGGCCTATCAAGAAGCCTAAAGAT GTTCTTTTTCCTTACGATGAATTCATTAAATTCTTTAACTCGGAAAAGCCAGGATTTCCTCCTTGTGGACTCCTGAATTGTGGAAACAG TTGCTTTGGAAATGTGGTTCTTCAGTGTCTCTCGTTCACAAGGCCACTTGTTGCATACTTGCTGGAAAAGGGCCACCACAGAGAAT GCAGTTGCAATAGTGATTGGTGCTTTCTTTGTGAATTTGAAGCTCATGTTGAAAGAACAAGGTCAAGTTCTCAGGCATTTTCTCCGACCAGTATTCTTTCCCGTTTGTCTAATATTAGTGGTACTTTGGGTTGTGGAAGTCAAGAAGATGCTCATGAGTTCATGAG attatgCATTGATGCTATGCAATCTGTTTGCCTTGATGAATTTGGTGGAGAGAAGGCCGTCCCTCCTAAGCTTCAGGAAACAACTCTTATTCAACACATTTTTGGTGGCCGGCTTCAATCCGAG GTGTTTTGCACAAAATGTGAAAATATTTCAAAACAGTATGAAAATATGATGGACTTGACTGTTGAAATTCATGGAGATGCTGCCTCCTTAGAAGAATGTCTAGACCAGTTTACAGCCAAGGAGTGGCTCCATGGAGAAAATATGTATAAATGTGATGG GTGCAAAGACTATGTTAAGGCGTGGAAGCGTCTCACTGTGAATCGTGCCCCGAATATTCTTACAATTGCCTTAAAAAGATTTCAG AGTGGCAGGTTTGGAAAACTTAACAAGAGAATATCATTCCCTGAGACTTTAAATCTTAGCCCCTATATGAGTGAAGCTGGAGATGGATCTGACATTTACAAGCTATATGCTGTTGTAGTCCATATTGATATGCTAAATGCTTCATTCTTCGGCCACTATATCTGCTACATCAAGGATTTCAATGGAAACTGGTATAGGATTGATGATTGGAAG GTCACGAAGGTGGACATGGAGGAGGTACTTTCTCAAGGTGCATACATGCTATTGTATAACAG GTCTAGTGCTCAACCATCCAGCCTTCAAATTCAAGCAACGGAATCATCAGAACCAGCACCGGCGCAAACGGTTAAGGTGGAACGAGAGCAAGGTCCAAATGAACTAGTTGAATGCCTCTCAAATATGAATGCTCAGGCTGCGACTTGCAATGGAGCTCGCGAGGTTTCTCCATCTTATAGTAGTCCAGAACCGAAGGTCTCTGGCAACAAATATGAGCCTCTGTCTGGAATGAACGCTGATGCCAAAGGAGAGCATTCTGAGGATGTCGATATTAGTGATGCTGAGCCAACCGATGTTACAAATATTTCCAGTAGTAAAGTTGAATCATCCGACATACCCATTTCTCCAGCCGACAAAGATTCGCGGAACGCAGACATGGACCAATCCCAAGCGAAGACATCTAGCTGCACAGAAAAGAAAGACGACACTCATACAGTTAGGTCTGGCCCCTCTGCAGTTTCGCCAACCAATTTTGCTGTTTCAATGGGTCGTCAAAACATGGGAGAGAACTTGGAACATAATACAGAAGTGGTTAAATGCAAGTTGTCAACAACAAAAGATAATGCATACTGTGCCAATGGCAATGGCAACGGCTATGCCAGTGCTAACAAATCCATTACTGCAGTTGAGGATGCTGAAACTGACCAAGGAAATGAAGCTAACAAAGTAGGAATAAAAGGGGACAAGTTAATAATGTAG
- the LOC130936530 gene encoding F-box only protein 13-like — translation MELGLKRKLPQNDFSMDELNEDLLERILSWLPTSAFFRLNSVSKRWKSAANSASFKLACSRIPSRDPWFLMVAPNLKQSVVFNSAENSWKRLNYPCHLREDSDQGCMPVAASGGLVCYRKSSGNFIVCNPVTGSCSKLPPLHFASENHQSLNAVVMSSTTSNGQQSYKIVLVLGEIPNLFLKFYNSSSGCWEDESALKKNVDDSSMDCDSTDANVVYFLSTTGTVVASNMQRSPSKQYSSVITYKDGRETVYFLSSSGTVVACNLADKSFFEYPRLLPVFSEYSIDIAVCNGELVVVLLSEFLESASLRVWKYDEANRRWQQIVVMPAAMSHEWYGRKVDINCVGAGDRIFICLNSPEICTYIVCDLVTNTWVELPKCCINGEVMEFMSAFSFEPRIEASV, via the coding sequence ATGGAACTTGGTTTGAAGAGAAAGTTACCACAAAATGACTTTTCTATGGATGAACTCAATGAAGATCTCTTGGAAAGGATACTTTCATGGCTCCCAACTTCAGCATTCTTTCGCCTCAATTCTGTCAGCAAAAGATGGAAATCTGCTGCTAATTCTGCGAGTTTCAAGCTCGCCTGCTCGCGAATTCCTTCCCGGGATCCTTGGTTCTTGATGGTTGCTCCAAACCTCAAGCAATCTGTTGTGTTTAACTCTGCTGAAAACAGTTGGAAAAGGCTCAATTATCCGTGCCATCTTCGCGAAGATTCCGACCAAGGTTGCATGCCAGTTGCAGCCTCTGGTGGCCTAGTTTGCTACCGGAAATCGTCCGGAAATTTCATCGTGTGCAATCCAGTGACAGGGTCTTGTAGCAAACTCCCACCATTGCATTTTGCCTCAGAAAATCATCAATCTCTCAATGCAGTTGTGATGAGTAGTACAACTTCAAATGGCCAACAATCCTACAAGATTGTGTTGGTTCTTGGTGAAATTCCAAATCTTTTCCTTAAATTCTACAATTCAAGCTCTGGTTGTTGGGAAGATGAGTCTGCACTGAAGAAGAATGTTGATGATAGTTCAATGGATTGTGATTCGACCGATGCCAATGTTGTTTACTTCCTTAGCACAACAGGAACTGTGGTTGCTAGTAACATGCAGAGAAGCCCATCAAAGCAATATTCATCAGTTATTACTTACAAAGACGGCCGGGAGACAGTCTACTTCCTTAGCTCATCCGGGACAGTAGTAGCTTGTAatttggcagacaagtccttcTTTGAGTATCCCAGGTTGTTGCCTGTTTTCAGCGAGTATTCTATCGATATTGCAGTGTGTAATGGTGAACTGGTAGTTGTTCTGCTATCAGAATTCTTGGAGAGTGCTAGTCTTAGGGTGTGGAAATACGATGAGGCTAACCGGCGCTGGCAACAGATTGTAGTGATGCCAGCAGCTATGTCTCATGAGTGGTATGGAAGGAAGGTGGATATTAACTGCGTCGGAGCAGGCGATCGGATATTTATATGCTTGAACTCTCCTGAGATTTGCACTTATATAGTGTGTGATTTGGTGACCAACACTTGGGTTGAATTGCCAAAATGTTGCATTAATGGTGAAGTCATGGAATTCATGTCTGCATTTTCATTTGAGCCTAGGATAGAGGCTTCTGTATGA
- the LOC130932772 gene encoding E3 ubiquitin-protein ligase AIP2 → MESEDSVRLELEELQKQLGKKQRFESAVSSLKSMLQSKYLSASPSLRKSFYSVICRVATVLKTRYTAPGFWNAGLGLFEQAQLLVTEPSEKEHLKTCIAQAREHLHLEDNPSQTSQPAAQNNTNGGYLFEGHLTVDPEPPQPQWLVQSNLLSTAATLFAAESSQGSAATDTTPENAANVLQELIDRLEEVMPLMIEDGPMAPRAPPASKEVVARLPVITLTEEILAKLGKDAECAICRENLAVDDKMQELPCRHTFHPPCLKPWLDEHNSCPICRYELQTDDHAYESWKEREKEAEEERKGAENAVRGGEYMYV, encoded by the exons ATGGAATCGGAGGATTCGGTGAGACTAGAATTGGAAGAATTGCAGAAGCAATTGGGGAAGAAGCAAAGATTCGAGAGCGCTGTTTCCTCTCTCAAATCCATGCTTCAGAGCAAATATCTATCAGCTTCTCCATCTCTTCGTAAATCT TTTTATTCGGTTATATGCCGAGTTGCTACTGTGTTGAAGACTAGATATACGGCACCGGGTTTCTGGAATGCTGGCCTAGGCCTGTTTGAGCAGGCTCAATTACTTGTTACTGAGCCTTCTGAGAAGGAGCACTTGAAGACTTGCATTGCTCAGGCCAGGGAACACTTGCATTTAGAAGATAACCCATCACAAACCTCGCAGCCTGCAGCGCAGAATAATACGAATGGAG GATATCTTTTCGAGGGGCATCTTACTGTAGATCCTGAACCTCCTCAGCCTCAATGGTTGGTGCAGTCAAACCTCTTGTCAACTGCTGCTACTTTGTTTGCTGCTGAATCGTCTCAAGGTTCGGCAGCAACTGATACCACACCAGAGAATGCAGCTAATGTGcttcaagagcttatagatagaTTGGAAGAAGTCATGCCCCTG ATGATTGAAGATGGTCCTATGGCTCCAAGGGCCCCTCCTGCCAGTAAAGAAGTCGTGGCGAGACTTCCTGTCATTACTCTCACAGAGGAAATACTGGCTAAGCTGGGGAAAGATGCAGAGTGTGCAATTTGCAGGGAGAACCTGGCTGTAGATGACAAAATGCAAGAGTTACCTTGCAGGCACACTTTCCATCCACCGTGTCTAAAACCATGGCTG GATGAACACAATTCTTGTCCGATATGCCGGTATGAGCTGCAAACTGATGATCATGCCTATGAGAGCTGGAAGGAACGGGAAAAGGAAGCTGAGGAGGAGAGGAAAGGTGCTGAAAATGCCGTTAGAGGTGGTGAATATATGTATGTCTAG
- the LOC130935977 gene encoding RNA demethylase ALKBH9B-like, giving the protein MDEQQQRQRPHQSHASKDPFLLNYQPSELRIASEFFTNWLPFLSKDLCNHCTQSLSDRIRSIDPELSHCGGQKEVSNGSEVCNGQSNENSDNHDDNCDTHSIGSWKDGAEANSPIETPSPRMSWADMAQEDEFGEEEHETINGSTAVPASNSNLEEVAKATPEKPTLPREQREYIRFMNVRRKKDFMCFERVNGKLVNILEGIELHTGIFSAAEQKRIVNYVASLQEMGRKGELKDRTFSAPQKWMRGKGRQTIQFGCCYNYAVDRDGNPPGILQSEMVDPIPDLFKVIIRRLIKWHVLPPTCVPDSCIVNIYEEGDCIPPHIDNHDFVRPFCTVSFLSECNILFGSNLKVIGPGEFDGSLAIPLPVGSVLVLNGNGADVAKHCVPAVPTKRISITFRRMDPAKRPMGYVPEPDLQGIQPLAYDNDKERKSTGLRSNRNPRRNRDRRGGRNEGMGSATRGDRYSDPRESNHSSQRSYSEPRDSNHSSQRSSNRWSRGRPSS; this is encoded by the exons ATGGACGAACAACAACAACGGCAACGACCTCATCAATCTCACGCATCCAAAGACCCTTTCCTTCTCAATTACCAACCTTCGGAGCTTCGAATTGCTTCTGAGTTCTTCACGAATTGGCTCCCTTTCCTCTCCAAAGATCTCTGCAACCACTGCACCCAATCGCTCTCCGATCGAATCCGCTCCATCGACCCAG AACTCTCCCATTGTGGTGGTCAAAAGGAAGTTTCCAATGGTTCAGAGGTTTGCAATGGCCAATCCAATGAGAACAGCGACAATCATGATGATAATTGTGACACTCACTCAATTGGGAGTTGGAAAGATGGTGCTGAGGCTAATTCACCAATTGAGACACCGAGTCCGCGCATGTCATGGGCTGATATGGCTCAAGAAGATGAGTTTGGTGAAGAAGAGCATGAAACCATCAATGGCAGTACAGCCGTGCCAGCTTCTAATTCAAACCTTGAAGAAGTGGCTAAAGCTACCCCGGAGAAGCCTACTTTGCCTAGGGAGCAAAGAGAATACATTAGGTTCATGAATGTGAGGCGTAAGAAGGATTTCATGTGCTTTGAGAGAGTTAATGGAAAGCTTGTTAACATCCTTGAAGGGATCGAACTCCACACGGGTATTTTTAGTGCTGCTGAACAGAAAAGGATAGTCAATTATGTTGCTTCCCTGCAGGAGATGGGAAGGAAAGGAGAACTGAAAG ATCGGACATTTTCGGCTCCTCAAAAGTGGATGAGGGGGAAGGGACGTCAAACTATCCAATTTGGATGCTGTTACAACTATGCAGTG GATAGAGATGGTAACCCACCTGGTATTCTTCAAAGTGAAATGGTAGATCCTATACCTGATCTTTTTAAGGTCATCATTCGAAGGCTGATCAAGTGGCATGTACTCCCTCCGACTTGCGTGCCAGACAGCTGCATCGTAAATATCTATGAAGAAGGGGATTGTATACCTCCGCACATAGATAATCATGATTTTGTTCGGCCATTCTGCACGGTTTCTTTTCTCAGTGAGTGCAACATACTCTTTGGATCAAACCTGAAGGTTATAGGCCCTGGTGAATTTGATGGCTCACTTGCTATTCCCCTGCCCGTTGG GTCTGTACTTGTCCTAAATGGAAATGGAGCTGATGTAGCTAAGCACTGTGTTCCTGCAGTTCCTACTAAAAG GATTTCAATCACATTTAGAAGAATGGATCCTGCGAAGCGGCCTATGGGGTATGTTCCAGAACCTGATCTTCAGGGTATCCAGCCATTGGCCTATGATAATGACAAGGAAAGGAAATCAACCGGATTGAGATCCAATCGTAATCCTAGAAGAAATAGAGACAGGAGAGGTGGCAGAAATGAAGGAATGGGATCTGCGACTAGAGGCGATAGATATTCAGATCCTCGCGAGTCGAATCATAGTTCACAAAGATCATATTCAGAGCCCCGCGATTCAAATCATAGTTCACAAAGATCTTCAAATCGGTGGAGTAGGGGAAGGCCTAGTAGTTGA